A single genomic interval of Bradyrhizobium sp. sBnM-33 harbors:
- a CDS encoding IS701 family transposase: MGLTKSGDVASRFSAYIEGLASVIGHAGRAKPLRDYCTGLMMPCDRKSVEPMAAMTAPERTAAQHQALLHFVGQGDWSDQQVLAKIRELVLPGIERHGEIEAWIIDDTGFPKKGRHSVGVARQYCGQLGKQDNCQVAVTLSLANHHASLPVAYRLYLPREWVTDRARRHKAGVPKEITFKTKPAIALDHLRWACAVGLPRGVVLMDAGYGTDTALRGSITELGLSYVAGILPQTSVWALGTGPRPPKKWSGNGRPPKLLRRDSKHRPISAKKLAIGLPAHAWHKITWREGTAERLSSRFARVRVRPAHRDYWLAESRPEEWLLIERPEGEEAPTKYWFSTLPANIGFGQFVDIVKLRWRIERDYHGLKQEVGLGHFEGRSWRGFHHHATLCIAAYGFLVSERETIPPSETASTKLFTQAAIPETYRPRGSAIAA; this comes from the coding sequence ATGGGTCTGACAAAATCGGGAGACGTAGCGTCGCGGTTTTCGGCATATATTGAAGGTCTTGCAAGCGTGATCGGACATGCGGGACGGGCCAAACCGCTTCGCGATTACTGCACTGGGCTGATGATGCCGTGCGATCGCAAGAGTGTCGAGCCGATGGCGGCGATGACGGCTCCTGAGCGGACAGCAGCGCAGCATCAGGCGTTGTTGCATTTTGTCGGTCAAGGCGACTGGTCGGATCAGCAAGTGTTGGCCAAGATCCGTGAGTTAGTGCTGCCGGGCATCGAACGCCACGGAGAGATCGAAGCTTGGATCATCGATGATACGGGCTTTCCTAAGAAGGGGCGGCATTCGGTCGGGGTTGCGCGGCAATATTGCGGTCAGTTGGGCAAGCAAGACAATTGTCAGGTTGCCGTGACGCTTTCGCTTGCGAACCATCATGCGAGCTTGCCGGTGGCCTACCGGCTCTATCTACCAAGGGAGTGGGTGACGGATCGCGCACGCCGGCACAAAGCTGGAGTCCCCAAGGAAATCACCTTCAAGACCAAGCCGGCGATTGCACTTGATCATTTGCGTTGGGCCTGTGCGGTGGGCTTGCCGCGCGGCGTGGTACTGATGGACGCCGGCTATGGCACCGACACCGCTCTGCGTGGGAGTATTACCGAACTGGGCCTGAGCTATGTGGCCGGCATCTTGCCACAAACCTCAGTATGGGCACTCGGAACTGGACCGCGTCCGCCGAAGAAGTGGTCGGGGAACGGACGACCTCCAAAACTGCTACGGCGTGATAGCAAACACCGACCGATTTCGGCCAAGAAGCTTGCGATCGGTCTGCCAGCGCATGCTTGGCACAAGATCACGTGGCGTGAGGGTACGGCAGAACGGTTGTCTTCGCGTTTTGCCCGTGTGCGCGTCCGTCCGGCACACCGAGATTACTGGCTTGCCGAAAGCCGGCCGGAGGAATGGCTGTTGATCGAGCGGCCAGAGGGCGAGGAAGCTCCGACCAAATATTGGTTTTCAACGCTTCCGGCGAACATTGGCTTCGGTCAGTTCGTCGATATCGTCAAGCTGCGCTGGCGCATTGAGCGCGACTACCACGGCCTCAAACAGGAGGTCGGCCTTGGCCACTTCGAGGGACGAAGCTGGCGTGGCTTCCACCATCATGCAACACTGTGCATTGCCGCCTACGGATTTCTGGTCTCCGAGCGGGAGACGATTCCCCCCTCAGAGACAGCCTCCACCAAGCTATTCACGCAAGCTGCAATTCCCGAAACTTATCGACCGAGGGGATCCGCCATTGCGGCCTGA
- a CDS encoding ABC transporter ATP-binding protein translates to MTALLNVTGLRASYGDFRVLQGIDFTVERGGVTALLGTNGAGKTTTLRAVCGMIGHSGVIVFDGVDIARRATEDIARLGIAHVPEGRGTFTGLTAEENLQCGAITRKHKASIATDLERIYHWFPRLKERRRQQAGTLSGGEQQMLAVARALMLRPKLILLDEPSFGLAPMIVAELFSILRKVNEEEGVGMLIVEQNAALALELADHAFLIETGSILMSGTATEIRDNESIRAAYLGY, encoded by the coding sequence TTGACGGCGCTTCTCAACGTCACCGGGTTGCGCGCCTCCTATGGCGATTTCCGCGTCCTTCAGGGCATCGACTTTACTGTCGAGCGAGGTGGAGTGACAGCCCTGCTTGGTACAAATGGCGCCGGGAAAACGACGACGCTGCGCGCCGTATGCGGCATGATCGGGCACAGCGGCGTCATTGTCTTCGACGGCGTCGACATCGCTAGGCGCGCGACCGAGGACATCGCGCGGCTCGGCATTGCTCATGTGCCGGAAGGTCGTGGCACCTTCACCGGCCTGACGGCAGAGGAAAATCTCCAGTGCGGCGCGATCACACGCAAGCACAAAGCCTCAATCGCCACTGATCTCGAGCGCATCTATCACTGGTTTCCACGATTGAAGGAGCGCCGTCGACAGCAAGCCGGTACGCTGTCAGGCGGCGAGCAGCAGATGCTCGCCGTCGCCCGCGCCTTGATGTTGCGACCGAAGCTGATCCTGCTTGACGAGCCCTCTTTCGGCCTCGCTCCGATGATCGTCGCCGAGCTCTTCTCGATCCTGCGCAAAGTCAATGAGGAGGAGGGTGTCGGCATGCTCATCGTCGAGCAGAACGCAGCGCTCGCCCTCGAACTCGCCGACCACGCGTTCCTGATCGAGACCGGAAGCATCTTGATGTCGGGGACCGCTACTGAAATCCGCGATAACGAATCCATTCGCGCCGCCTATCTAGGCTACTGA
- a CDS encoding GTP-binding protein → MQTHDRTFVSWSWQSNRLLSLAAFREAVRQFPVSIYRAKGFLFFDDAPGEPALFQLVGKRSSLDFQGRLTSIRRNSLVAIGRRDCFDPARIQAIIDGCLLTHQGPIQRLQSGSPGPSSVPCS, encoded by the coding sequence ATGCAAACGCACGATCGCACGTTTGTTTCCTGGAGTTGGCAGTCAAATCGACTGCTCAGTCTGGCTGCATTTCGCGAGGCCGTTAGACAATTTCCGGTGAGCATCTATCGTGCTAAGGGGTTTCTGTTCTTCGATGATGCGCCAGGCGAGCCTGCTCTATTCCAATTGGTCGGAAAACGATCTTCTCTCGATTTTCAGGGGCGCCTTACGTCCATCCGCCGGAACTCGCTCGTCGCAATAGGGCGCAGAGATTGTTTCGACCCTGCCAGAATACAAGCCATAATCGACGGTTGCCTTCTGACTCATCAGGGACCAATTCAGCGTTTGCAATCGGGCAGTCCTGGGCCATCTTCGGTCCCTTGTTCTTAA
- a CDS encoding ABC transporter substrate-binding protein translates to MQNRRSILKYGSAGLLLSASLALSGASYAEGKYDPAASDIEIKIGNTNPYSGPASAYSTIAKTFDAYFNKLNDEGGINGRKIKFISYDDGYSPPKSVEQVRRLTESDEVLLLFQPLGTANNIAIRKYLNGKKVPQLFVSSGAATFGDPKQFPWTMGWQPSYESEGIIYARWLMENMPNAKIGVLYQNDDFGKDVLKGLQTGLGDKTSMIVAAAPYEASQPTVDSEVIKLKASGADVFINVATPKLAAQAIKKVYEIGWKPTQILSNVSDVVSDVLKPAGLEASTGILSTAYLKDTGDPQWADDQGMKDYYAFMDKYYPAGDKSSKSNAYAYTVAQTLVHVLKQCGDDLTRTNVMKQAASMKEVTLPLLLPGMAMTTNDDDFYPIEQLQMKKFDGTRWVHFGKVISSVDLQDPKKP, encoded by the coding sequence ATGCAGAACAGACGCTCGATCCTGAAATACGGCAGTGCAGGTCTCCTGCTCAGCGCCAGTCTTGCGCTCTCGGGCGCGAGTTATGCAGAAGGCAAGTACGATCCCGCCGCGTCCGACATCGAAATCAAGATAGGCAATACAAACCCATACAGCGGTCCAGCATCGGCCTATTCGACGATCGCCAAGACATTCGACGCCTACTTCAACAAGCTGAATGACGAAGGTGGCATCAATGGGCGGAAGATCAAGTTCATCTCCTACGACGACGGCTATTCGCCACCCAAGTCGGTTGAGCAGGTGCGTAGGCTGACGGAGAGCGACGAGGTCCTTCTTCTTTTTCAGCCGCTCGGGACCGCAAATAATATCGCTATTCGGAAATACTTGAATGGCAAGAAGGTGCCGCAGCTCTTCGTGTCGTCCGGCGCCGCTACGTTCGGGGACCCCAAGCAGTTTCCCTGGACTATGGGCTGGCAGCCGAGTTACGAAAGCGAAGGCATTATTTACGCCCGCTGGTTAATGGAGAATATGCCGAACGCCAAGATCGGTGTGTTGTATCAGAACGATGATTTCGGCAAGGACGTTCTGAAAGGTCTTCAGACAGGGCTTGGCGATAAGACCTCAATGATTGTCGCCGCGGCGCCATATGAGGCATCACAGCCGACGGTGGACTCGGAAGTGATTAAGTTGAAGGCGTCTGGAGCGGATGTCTTCATCAATGTTGCCACGCCTAAACTCGCCGCTCAAGCGATCAAGAAGGTCTACGAGATCGGCTGGAAGCCGACGCAAATCCTCTCCAATGTGTCCGACGTGGTCAGCGACGTCTTGAAGCCCGCCGGCCTTGAGGCCTCAACCGGCATTCTCTCGACGGCCTACCTGAAAGACACAGGGGATCCACAATGGGCTGATGACCAGGGAATGAAGGACTATTATGCCTTCATGGACAAGTACTATCCGGCCGGTGACAAAAGCTCAAAGTCCAATGCCTATGCCTACACAGTTGCTCAGACGCTGGTCCACGTCCTCAAACAGTGCGGTGATGATTTAACTCGTACCAATGTCATGAAGCAAGCGGCCAGCATGAAAGAAGTGACCCTGCCTCTGCTTCTGCCTGGCATGGCTATGACCACCAATGACGACGACTTCTATCCCATCGAGCAACTGCAGATGAAGAAGTTTGACGGCACCCGCTGGGTGCACTTCGGCAAAGTGATCTCCAGCGTGGACCTACAAGATCCAAAGAAGCCTTAA
- a CDS encoding amidohydrolase yields MVDRIFFNGTVVTMDHVRPIAEAVAVKHGQIDRVGSTDDILVLGQSETELIDLKGAALLPGFIEAHGHPLFSALTWGDPVIDIRAVHTPTYDAALAKIRRRVAKAQPGDYIMAVGLDSTLHQGMKEPSRDELDSIAPDNPLSVTLFNFHASYLNSKAIEACGLNGEIGPEFANQISRDEKGRPWKFAENASWHARDIFFEKCGKDRAVRELRGWLAKYSAAGYTTTAEIGMFPEWAGYFDALRKQETLPIRIRVYESGVLDKPYVSKLGDGDDRFRTIGIKFWADGSLFVGTAAVSRPYLNTELTIKKLGLPTDNLGHTTYSRDEQARLMTAAVSQGWQLAVHTQGDTTVDITLDLYEEIFKVYPNRNGPCRLEHCTMMRPDQVERAHKLGLVCSFFNPLAYYWGDPMRQDMFGPENADTILPFGTAARLGMRVSYHCDSPMTWPDPMLCLYFATTRRTQSGAVLGGDERVDITTALKAITIDAAHHLQMEHLVGSIVERKRADFVVLDQSPLSVEPENLRNIKVLGTYVDGVRVETAVNPK; encoded by the coding sequence ATGGTCGATCGCATATTCTTCAACGGCACGGTTGTGACAATGGACCACGTGCGGCCGATCGCCGAAGCAGTGGCGGTAAAGCATGGCCAGATCGATAGGGTCGGCAGCACGGATGACATTCTCGTGCTTGGTCAGTCAGAAACAGAGCTCATCGATCTCAAAGGCGCGGCCCTTCTGCCGGGCTTTATCGAGGCGCATGGGCACCCTCTATTCAGCGCCTTGACCTGGGGGGACCCAGTTATTGACATCCGCGCCGTGCATACCCCGACCTACGACGCCGCGCTTGCCAAGATTAGGCGCCGGGTCGCAAAAGCCCAACCCGGCGACTACATCATGGCCGTCGGTTTGGATTCAACGCTGCATCAGGGAATGAAGGAGCCAAGTCGAGACGAACTTGATAGTATTGCGCCTGACAACCCTCTATCCGTAACATTGTTTAATTTTCACGCTTCGTACCTCAACAGCAAAGCGATTGAGGCCTGTGGTCTGAACGGAGAGATCGGTCCCGAATTTGCGAACCAGATTTCTCGAGACGAAAAGGGGCGTCCCTGGAAGTTCGCTGAGAACGCAAGCTGGCATGCACGGGACATATTCTTCGAGAAATGCGGAAAAGATCGTGCCGTCCGCGAGCTGCGGGGTTGGTTGGCGAAATACTCCGCCGCTGGATACACGACGACTGCGGAAATCGGCATGTTCCCAGAGTGGGCCGGTTACTTCGATGCTCTCCGCAAGCAGGAAACGCTGCCCATCCGCATTCGCGTCTATGAGTCAGGGGTGCTTGACAAGCCGTACGTGTCGAAATTGGGAGACGGCGATGATCGCTTCAGGACCATCGGAATCAAATTCTGGGCAGACGGCTCGCTTTTCGTTGGCACGGCTGCGGTGTCACGCCCCTATCTCAATACGGAGCTGACCATCAAGAAACTGGGTCTGCCGACCGATAATCTTGGCCATACAACCTACAGCCGGGATGAGCAGGCGAGGCTGATGACTGCTGCGGTTTCGCAAGGCTGGCAATTGGCCGTACACACACAAGGCGATACGACGGTCGACATCACGCTGGATCTGTATGAAGAGATTTTCAAGGTCTATCCGAATCGAAACGGACCTTGCCGTCTGGAGCACTGCACGATGATGAGGCCCGATCAAGTCGAGCGTGCGCATAAGCTTGGGCTCGTTTGTAGTTTCTTCAATCCACTTGCTTACTACTGGGGTGATCCCATGCGGCAGGACATGTTCGGTCCAGAAAACGCCGACACCATATTGCCATTCGGAACGGCGGCCAGGCTCGGCATGCGGGTTTCTTATCATTGTGACTCGCCGATGACATGGCCTGATCCGATGTTGTGCCTTTACTTTGCAACGACACGGCGAACGCAATCGGGTGCGGTGCTGGGCGGCGACGAGCGTGTTGATATCACGACTGCCCTGAAGGCAATAACAATCGATGCTGCGCACCACCTCCAGATGGAACACCTGGTCGGAAGTATCGTCGAACGAAAGCGGGCGGACTTTGTCGTGCTTGATCAGAGCCCGCTTTCCGTCGAGCCAGAAAATTTGCGCAACATCAAGGTACTCGGAACCTATGTCGATGGCGTGCGGGTAGAGACGGCCGTGAACCCGAAATGA
- a CDS encoding branched-chain amino acid ABC transporter permease, translated as MELLIQQLVTGIATGGIYACMALAIVMIYQAIHHLNFAQGEMAMFSTFIAWQLLQWGLPYWFVIPLTVAVSFVGGIAIERIIIGPLGDAPVLSHVVVFIGLYAVINSLASFIWDFTTRPFPSPFGGGSQLGGLISNQQIGMVAVTLLVLVLLYAFFRYTRIGLAMRSAAENPVSARLVGIRVGRMAALGWGMAAAIGSIAGILIAPIVFLEPNMMLSILLYGFAGAVLGGLANPAGAVAGGIAVGVIENLAGTYVPVIGSELKLPIALFLIIVVLVFKPTGLFGRTVVQRV; from the coding sequence ATGGAGTTGCTGATCCAGCAACTGGTAACCGGCATCGCGACGGGCGGCATCTATGCCTGCATGGCACTCGCCATCGTGATGATATACCAGGCGATCCACCACCTGAACTTTGCTCAGGGCGAGATGGCGATGTTCTCAACCTTCATCGCCTGGCAACTACTTCAATGGGGCCTTCCCTACTGGTTCGTGATCCCGCTGACTGTGGCGGTCTCCTTCGTTGGCGGAATAGCCATCGAGCGCATTATCATTGGGCCACTCGGCGACGCCCCAGTCCTGAGCCACGTCGTTGTCTTTATCGGCCTTTACGCGGTCATCAACAGCCTCGCAAGCTTCATCTGGGATTTCACCACCAGACCCTTTCCCAGCCCCTTCGGTGGAGGCTCGCAACTCGGCGGCCTGATTAGTAACCAGCAGATCGGCATGGTCGCCGTAACGCTCCTCGTCCTCGTCCTGCTCTATGCCTTCTTCCGCTACACGCGAATTGGCCTCGCCATGCGGTCGGCAGCGGAAAACCCGGTCTCAGCTCGTCTTGTCGGCATTCGTGTCGGACGGATGGCGGCGCTCGGCTGGGGCATGGCTGCAGCGATTGGCTCGATCGCCGGCATTCTGATCGCACCCATCGTCTTCCTCGAGCCCAACATGATGCTATCGATTCTCCTCTACGGGTTTGCTGGCGCCGTGCTCGGCGGTTTGGCGAACCCCGCTGGAGCAGTCGCGGGCGGCATCGCCGTCGGTGTCATCGAGAATCTCGCCGGTACGTATGTCCCAGTCATCGGCTCGGAGCTGAAGCTGCCGATTGCGCTCTTCCTGATCATAGTCGTCCTCGTTTTCAAGCCAACCGGCCTTTTCGGTCGTACCGTCGTGCAGAGGGTCTGA
- a CDS encoding ABC transporter ATP-binding protein, translating to MSASAAFLEPQLSVRDVAVHFGGILALDGIRFDLHRGQILGLIGPNGAGKTTLFNCLSRLYTPVSGDIIYEGDSILSSPAHRMPVIGIGRTFQNVSLFRQLSVRDNIRVGAHSKSGSDLFSDSLALPWVRRQEKHIDHVAGELIDYLDLADVADLPVNGLPFGTQKRVELARALAIKPGLLLLDEPAGGLNHEEVAELGRLIRQIRDDRGVTVLLVEHHMGLVMSVSDTVVVLNFGRKIAEGAPAEVQNNPDVIAAYLGGNTH from the coding sequence ATGAGCGCGAGCGCCGCCTTTTTAGAGCCGCAGCTCTCCGTGCGCGACGTCGCTGTCCATTTTGGAGGCATTCTAGCGCTCGACGGCATTCGCTTTGATTTGCATCGGGGCCAGATCCTTGGCTTGATCGGCCCCAACGGTGCAGGCAAGACGACGCTCTTCAACTGTTTAAGTCGGCTCTACACGCCCGTTTCCGGCGACATTATCTACGAAGGCGACTCCATCCTGTCGAGCCCAGCCCACCGGATGCCGGTGATCGGCATCGGACGCACATTCCAGAACGTGTCACTCTTCCGCCAGCTGTCTGTGCGCGACAATATCCGCGTCGGCGCCCATTCGAAGAGCGGGAGCGACCTGTTCTCCGATTCTCTGGCGCTTCCTTGGGTGCGGCGACAGGAAAAGCATATCGATCACGTTGCCGGGGAACTGATCGACTATCTCGACCTCGCAGATGTGGCGGACCTGCCAGTCAATGGTCTTCCTTTCGGAACGCAGAAGCGCGTCGAACTGGCCCGCGCGCTTGCGATCAAGCCCGGCCTGCTTCTCCTCGACGAACCAGCTGGTGGGCTCAACCATGAGGAAGTCGCCGAGCTCGGGCGCTTGATTCGCCAGATCAGAGACGATCGTGGTGTCACCGTGCTCCTCGTCGAGCACCATATGGGCCTCGTCATGTCGGTTTCCGACACGGTCGTGGTCCTCAATTTCGGCCGCAAGATCGCTGAGGGCGCACCCGCCGAAGTTCAGAATAACCCCGACGTCATCGCCGCCTATCTCGGAGGAAACACGCATTGA
- a CDS encoding prolyl oligopeptidase family serine peptidase — translation MHPSAFDYPATTPETTVVRLGGKDVPDEYNWLAETSPRVQAWVAEQNRLTSHYLAGLPSREFVSEAIGRYDVARPDQLPRFAGGAWFWISSNLESGRPAVRTGPKFPASGSVLYDTTDLESAVPTITWISPSSDGKILALGLCEDGSENNRIILIDVSTGHVLPDGPDIPLMDNWTGGVHWLPDDRGFYFTGLPNRSVDGGFEVFLHDLKSKQTGRADITWPQKTDYRGVFIRPGTTWAIAVQGLSDPVPIAVLDLADPHAQWRSFVREAEGGLPGQVFGNQYIAVTFVGANRGRIVSIPLSGDGSTDTWREIVPESNVVFRTIIPAGNRFYVTLFDDTYSGVHIYGLNGEFIDSVRLPALGAITEGIFPIMNLTRPTFETTALFVVSTLTTSWGIYKHDPSSGGLETVVAPATTIPDAIVEEGTARSKDGTPVRYHVVGKRRTETGPRPTLIFAYGASNRPLIPEFPGAMATVVEAGCIFVHAHIRGGSEFGLGWWLEGRAQNKQNGYDDLYAVAEDLIKKGFTRPAQLAVAGKSNGGMMAGVAMTQRPDLWAAAVPLVPVLDLVDWFTRPYLHGNIEFGDPDDPRDLERILATSPYHAIRPGVAYPALLAIAGATDPRCPPCHASKFVARLQSAQAKGKPALLRIHENEGHGAAAAAEVRMRLNTEWLTFVLSEITSPTAS, via the coding sequence ATGCATCCTTCAGCTTTTGACTACCCTGCCACGACTCCGGAAACGACGGTAGTTCGACTAGGCGGAAAGGATGTGCCCGACGAGTATAACTGGCTCGCGGAAACCAGCCCGCGGGTGCAGGCGTGGGTAGCGGAACAAAATCGACTGACCTCCCACTACCTTGCCGGGCTTCCGAGTCGCGAATTCGTTTCGGAGGCCATCGGCCGATATGATGTCGCTCGGCCGGACCAACTTCCGAGATTCGCTGGGGGCGCTTGGTTTTGGATCTCGAGCAATCTCGAAAGCGGCAGGCCGGCTGTCCGGACGGGGCCAAAATTTCCCGCGTCCGGAAGTGTCCTATATGACACGACTGATCTCGAGTCAGCCGTACCTACGATCACCTGGATCAGCCCAAGCTCGGATGGAAAAATACTCGCTCTCGGATTGTGCGAAGATGGGAGTGAAAATAATCGCATCATATTGATCGACGTATCGACAGGCCACGTTTTACCGGATGGGCCTGATATTCCACTGATGGACAATTGGACGGGCGGCGTTCACTGGCTGCCCGACGACCGCGGCTTCTATTTCACGGGCTTGCCAAATCGATCCGTGGATGGAGGATTCGAAGTCTTCCTTCACGATCTCAAGTCAAAACAAACCGGCCGAGCGGACATTACCTGGCCTCAAAAGACAGACTATCGAGGTGTATTCATTAGGCCCGGGACTACATGGGCGATTGCGGTGCAGGGACTATCGGACCCTGTTCCCATTGCGGTGCTTGATCTCGCTGATCCGCATGCCCAATGGCGTTCTTTCGTTCGCGAGGCAGAGGGCGGACTCCCAGGTCAGGTGTTCGGCAATCAATACATCGCTGTAACATTCGTTGGCGCCAATCGGGGGCGGATTGTCAGTATACCTCTATCCGGTGATGGCTCAACGGACACCTGGCGCGAGATCGTTCCGGAATCTAATGTTGTTTTCCGGACAATCATCCCGGCAGGAAACCGTTTCTACGTCACCTTGTTCGATGACACCTATTCTGGCGTTCATATCTACGGATTGAACGGCGAGTTTATCGATAGCGTTAGGCTGCCCGCTCTCGGTGCCATTACCGAGGGCATCTTTCCGATCATGAACCTGACGAGACCAACCTTCGAAACAACGGCTCTGTTTGTGGTCTCGACGCTAACGACTTCATGGGGCATATATAAGCATGACCCATCAAGTGGCGGTCTGGAAACAGTCGTTGCGCCTGCCACAACTATTCCCGATGCGATCGTGGAAGAAGGCACGGCGCGGTCAAAGGACGGCACGCCTGTGCGCTATCATGTCGTTGGAAAGAGACGGACGGAAACCGGGCCGCGTCCCACACTGATCTTCGCATACGGGGCGAGCAATCGTCCGCTCATCCCTGAATTCCCAGGTGCCATGGCCACCGTGGTTGAGGCCGGTTGTATTTTCGTCCACGCCCATATCAGGGGCGGTTCAGAGTTTGGACTTGGCTGGTGGCTGGAGGGGAGAGCTCAAAACAAGCAGAACGGCTACGACGATTTATACGCCGTTGCCGAAGACCTGATCAAGAAGGGTTTTACCCGACCTGCGCAGCTGGCCGTAGCCGGAAAGTCAAACGGGGGTATGATGGCTGGTGTGGCGATGACGCAAAGACCCGATCTTTGGGCTGCAGCAGTTCCCCTCGTGCCAGTGCTGGACCTCGTAGACTGGTTCACGCGACCCTACTTGCATGGAAACATCGAGTTTGGCGATCCTGATGATCCGCGGGACCTTGAGCGTATCCTCGCAACGTCGCCTTATCACGCTATCAGGCCTGGTGTTGCGTACCCGGCGCTTCTAGCGATTGCTGGCGCGACCGACCCACGTTGCCCGCCCTGTCATGCCTCAAAGTTTGTGGCGCGTCTCCAGTCCGCACAAGCGAAAGGCAAACCAGCCTTACTGCGAATCCACGAAAACGAGGGCCACGGTGCCGCGGCCGCAGCTGAGGTGCGCATGCGCCTCAACACAGAGTGGCTTACCTTCGTACTGTCCGAGATCACTAGTCCTACTGCGTCATAA
- a CDS encoding branched-chain amino acid ABC transporter permease, whose protein sequence is MSKPTAVNPAQRIIAGRRTIAVISLGLAIAAPFLVGNLLIFQFTMVLVYAIAILGLNILTGINGQFSLGHGAFYAVGAYTAAIMMDRWGVGYFWTLPAAGIICFVVGFLFGLPALRLEGVYLALATFALAVVTPQLFKLSPFEPWTAGVTGITLAKPDAPFGLPLDQDQWLYLFTLAIGIAAYVCARNLIASRGGRALMAIRDNPIAARSMGINTAVYKSLAFGVSALYTGVAGALGAIVVQFVAPDSFTFSLSVALLVGLVVGGVGWLPGALFGGAFVLFVPNFAETISKGLSGAVYGLVLILLMYVIPSGLGGLVRAVKALASKK, encoded by the coding sequence ATGAGCAAGCCCACCGCCGTCAATCCCGCGCAGCGCATCATTGCAGGTAGGCGAACAATTGCCGTCATTTCCCTGGGGCTAGCGATTGCTGCGCCCTTCCTCGTGGGCAATTTACTCATCTTTCAGTTCACCATGGTGCTCGTCTATGCGATCGCTATCCTTGGCCTCAACATCCTGACCGGCATTAACGGCCAGTTCTCACTCGGCCATGGTGCCTTCTACGCGGTAGGCGCCTATACGGCCGCCATCATGATGGATCGCTGGGGCGTCGGTTATTTCTGGACCTTGCCGGCAGCAGGAATCATTTGCTTCGTTGTCGGCTTCCTCTTCGGCCTACCGGCGCTGCGCCTTGAAGGCGTTTATCTTGCACTCGCAACGTTCGCACTCGCTGTCGTCACGCCGCAGCTCTTCAAGCTTTCGCCTTTCGAGCCATGGACGGCAGGCGTCACAGGCATCACGCTCGCCAAACCCGACGCGCCCTTCGGTCTGCCACTCGATCAGGACCAATGGCTCTATCTATTCACACTGGCGATCGGGATCGCAGCTTACGTTTGCGCCCGCAATCTGATCGCGAGCCGCGGCGGCCGAGCCCTGATGGCAATCCGCGATAATCCGATCGCGGCGCGGTCGATGGGTATCAATACGGCGGTTTACAAGTCGCTCGCCTTCGGTGTGAGCGCGCTCTACACAGGTGTGGCCGGCGCACTCGGTGCGATCGTGGTCCAGTTCGTCGCGCCCGATTCCTTCACCTTCTCGCTCTCTGTTGCGCTCCTCGTCGGTCTTGTCGTCGGCGGCGTCGGTTGGTTGCCAGGCGCGCTCTTCGGTGGCGCCTTCGTCCTGTTCGTCCCAAACTTCGCAGAGACTATTTCCAAGGGGCTTTCCGGCGCGGTCTACGGGCTCGTCCTGATCCTTCTCATGTACGTCATCCCGAGCGGACTGGGCGGCCTCGTGCGCGCCGTAAAGGCGCTCGCATCGAAAAAATAG